The window AAATataatgaatttaccaaatggagacaaacatccaatgcaaaaaaatgtattgcaagtgcaaagaaaaactccaaaCAAATAATGTATGTAGATTGGACCCCCCTCCTTATTCGAATtggaagagaaaaaaaaagcCATCAAATTGTACAACCATGTCAAAACAAGCGACCCTGAAACATTTTATCACACAGCCCCACAATGTCAAGAGGTGAaaacaagagaagagtcccctcagccatctggttctgaggctcagttcactaacccaaactaACCCCATAGAGCCGCAGGACACAACTCAGAAAgtctggcccaaccaaatcatcacaaagcaaagattttttttaaatcacttattggaaagacaccacaaaaaaaTGGAAATCAATGCTATTTGTACTctacaacccaaaaaggcctgtggtgccgATGATATTCTAGATGATCAATTATACAGACCAACATTATCCTCACTGCATCTATCTGACcgctgtgactgatagaaaacggAGGAAAAAACTAACTAGGTACAGACTCTGTGAGCATTTTGGCTATAGAAACCGGTCATCACAGGCAagcctggctgcccagagaggacaggttgTGTACACTCTGCCcccagggagaggtagagacagagctgcgaTCCCTATTACACCAGGGATTCCCAGACTTGGTCCTCAGGACCCCAaaggggtgcatgttttgttttttgcctGAGCACTACATAgcggattcaaataatcaactattcatcaagctttgatcattttaaTTAGCTGTGTAGTGTTTGGGCAAAAAACTAAAGGTGCACCCCTTGGGAACCCCAGGACTGAGTTTTGGAAATGCTgtttacactgtgacaaatactcagacctaagaaCATTTTTCTTTCCCCAAATTATCATTcagtacaaagaatttgaaactatgaaagattaagaaatatatatatttatatttactgGGTGAAAAGCCAAactgtgcagttttggcagccaaatacTGTATGTGGTCTCCTTCCACAACCTGAAATGCAATATAATGTCAAAATGTTCATACCATGCCATGTGGCTTTTCAGTCATGTTGACTAGCCTATTACTATTTCttttgctattattattattaatattatttctGTTAATGGTACTACCATTTCCACTACTATTATTGATgccttattgctgttggtcccaccattgtTGTTATATGtgtactttgacaatgtaagtcatttaacttgccatgtcaaattgaattgaattgagagagagagagagagagagactgaaaaagaaagacggagagacagaatGCAGACTTTGCATTCGTGCTCCAGTAATAGGGTCAACTCCCCCGCAGACAACACAGCGGCACCGCAGGCCTTTATATAGAGTACTGCAGGAGACCAGGCCTGAGCACAGCAGTATCTCTCTCAGTCTATCTCCGTCTCTATCTATCTCGgtcgctctcgttctctcctcatagccgcaggaagttggtggtgcattgcattcatctacactgaatgtataaaacattagaatcaccttcttaatattgagttgcacccccttttgccctcagaacagcattTATTCgtcgggtcatggactctacaacgtgtcaagcgttccacatggatgctggcccatgttgactacaatgcttcacacagttgtgtcaagttggctggatgtcctttgggtggtggaccatttttgatacacatgggaaactgttgagcatgaaaaacccagcagcgttgcagtttttgacacactcaaactgatgcgcctggcacttaaatatttttgccttgcccattcaccctctagctggcacacatacacaatccatgtctcagttgtctcaagtcttaaaaatccttctttaaatggtctcctccccttcatctacactgatggaaggtgacatcaataagggatcatatctttcacctggattcacctgctcagtctatgtcatggaaagagcaggtgttcctaatgttttgtacactctgtgtataatCCTCTGGcagctgcttcccacacacacaaccttacCCCCTGTCACTCACGCAGCACAGTTCCTCCTCCCCACTTTTAGATGTATTATAAGTTTGCATGCTGTTCTGTTAGGTCAAATGCAGTCAGATAGTTCAAAACAAGAACCATGCTGCTTTACACTTTGCTTCTAAATAATTCTATTTCTAAGATTCCCAAAAGTTCtcccaagtgttttgatctataTCGCAAGTCAAATTGCAATAAAAATTGGTATAAAAAAAATTTGCAATTTAAAATGTTCTGCCCATATCGTGTAGCCCTAGCGCACCGCCACCCCAACTGACTCTGACTGTTGAATGTCAGATGAGGTAGAATGTTTTAGGCCTACTCCTATAATCTTAACAATATAATTCTTCTCTTTTATAAAtaatatttggatagaaaaaaaATGCAAATTAGCCTTCTTCTGGCAGTCGGTTCAGGTCACTCATGACCAAAACCTCCCGCCACCTGAAAAGTTTCTCCCCCCGGGCTGCGGTCCTCACCAACTGGCTATCTGGCCCATAGAGTCTAAAGGGCTATGCACTTTATGATGCACAAGCCATCTCTGAACTTTGTACACAAATTAGCTGTACTACACTGCATTTGCACTCTGTTCATCTCCctgcattttatatatatttatatatattcatACTGATACTGTACATTTGCACATCAACTGCCGGCAGGCAGTAGGTGAGTAATGGGCAAGAGGCCATGTTATCCATCAGGGCCCAGCCCTCATTGATTTTGGATTTTGATTTGACACAGCCCAGCAGGAGTTGGGATTGCCTTCCAGACAGGGAGATTGAACAGAATACTGATCAGAGTGAGAACCATAGTGCAGTACGGTTAAATATAACTCACAGACTAGTAGTCCTAGCCTTCACTTATTCCTCTGAACACTTTAAAGTCTTGTGTATAATTATTAGAATTATATTTTCATTACTGCACGGGATGGCATGGTCCTATTAAACCCAGCACTGCAGTACTGTAGTTTATTAGCCACCTCAATCAAAGTAGATATAGCAACTTAGGAAGAGCACGGCTGAATGCTACACTCTGACTCCCAGCAGTGCTTCTTTCTCATGTATTTGAATGATTAGGCCTATTGAGACAAGGTGCTGTGGGAGTAAATAGCAGCAGAGACTGTGCTAATTAATACTACAGTATAGCAacatgctgcctccaccatgacATTAAAGCCGCAGGTCTATATCGGAGCTGTCTCATTACGTGTAACACCACTAAGTGACAAGGATACTGATGTATGAACAACGAAGTACAAGCATATATTTTTCCGTCGACATATAAAGATGAGAGTGGGCCAGTGGACGGcgatcacccccccccccaaactgtctttcaaagataattggtaaaaatccaaataactttacagatcttcattgtaaagggtttaaacactgtttcccatgcttgttcaatgaaccataaacaattaatgaacatgcatctgtggaatggttgttaagaccctaacagcttacagatggtaggcaattaaggtcacagaggcctttctactgactgaaaaacaccagaagaagatgcccagggtccctgctcatctgcgtaaacatgctgcaaggaggcataaggactgcagatgtggccagggcaataaattgcgatGTCCATActatgagacgcctaagacagggagacaggacggacagctgatcgtcctcgcagtggcagaccacgtgtaacaacacctgcacaggatcggtacattcgaacatcacacctgcggaacaggtacaggatggcaacaacaactgcccgacttacaccaggaacgtacaatccctccatcagtgctcagactgtccgcaataggctgagataggctggactgaggacttgtaggcctgttgtaaggcaggtcctcaccagacatcaccggcaacaaagtCACCTattggcacaaacccaccgttgctggaccaggcaggactggcaaaaagtgctcttcactgacgagtcgcggttttgtctcaccaggggtgatggtcggattcgcgtttatcgtcgaaggaatgagctcTAACGCACAGAGAGCCCACTAAGTAGGAccatcgatttggaggtggagggtccatcatggtctggggcggtgtgtcataacatcatcggactgagcttgttgtcattgcaggcaatctcaacgctgtgcgttacagggaagacatcctcctccctcacgtgGTACCCTTTCTGCAGGCTCATCTTAACATGACCCTCCATCCAGCATGACAAGACCACcaaccatactgctcgttctgtgcgtgatttcctgcaagacaggaatgccagtgttctgccgtggccagcaaagagcccggatctcaatcccattgagcacgtctgggacctgttggattggagggtgagggctagggccattccccccagaaatgtccgggaacttgcagttgccttggtggaagagtggggtaacatctcacagcaagatctggtgcagtccatgaataggagatgcactgcagtacttaatgcagctggtggccacaccagatactgactgttacttttgatttgttagtcacatgtctgtggaacttgttcagtttatgtctcagttgttgaatcttgttatgttcatacaaatatttacacatgttaagtttgctgaaaataaatgcagtttacagtttctttttttgctgagtttacttgtTCACAGCCCCATGATATGCCAACATGTCTATAAAAGCATGTTGCAGACAGATAGCGTACGTGTGCTATCTCCTTACATCTCTGGGCCCCAGGGGACGAGAGGCTTGTCTGTGTGACGTGTGGTCTGAGACACAGATACAGAAAACAGAGTATAAATAGCCTAGCTGGGCTGGATAGGCTGAGACTGAGCCCCTCTGAGTCCCCATACTACTCAAGAGGGTCTGGGGGCCAACATTGAAATggtgccctattctctatatagtgtactacatttAGTCAGAACCCTATGTGGCAACCCTGTGTGCCTCTGCCTAAAGTATAgagcactatatggggaatagtgtGCCGTTTTGGGCACACATGGGTCTTCCCTGGGTATTTTAACCCCCAACCCAAACAGAGAACCCGGGATTTAGCAGGCCCAGTTTGTCATGCTTTCTACACTGTCTACTAGTCACTTATCGCGCTAACATTATTAAGCATTAAGCATTAAGcagcaccagtttgtgtcaagaactgcaacgctgctgggtttttcacgctcaacagtttcctgtgtgtatcaagaatgcggtgcaactcaatattaggaaggtgctcttaatgtttggtatGTTGAATATACCGGTAGACATGGGTTAAGTTGTGTTTTTGAAACGCAGCCAACTTTTCACCTATTCAGCAAAGGAGTCTTAATTAATTGAATTCTAAGAACCTCTTTACTTTGTAACTGGCCATATCATTGCTGCTTGGGGGAAAATAAGACCTGTATTGCATTAATGATGGGGTAAAAAATAGATGGTTACATTACAGGATAATATTTTTGTTCTAGTTTCCTTTACCTCCACCAAAAcgccagtatttttccttcatagcgtGTTCTCCGTCTTCTTTTCAACAAGGAGCCAAATTTGTTTCCAAAAGTTTTATTTCCACGACTGATCAAAACTAATTTTCaatctcttgtccctctgcagcggACATAAGGTGAGCAATATGTCTGGAACATCGAATGGCAATAAAGTCACAGTatcgaattgcaatacatatcgtatcgtgaTAAATCATATAGTGAGGCCCCTAGCAATTCCCAGCCTGCATATGAAATAAACATCCTAGCCCTGTTTAACtgtgtttaaaataaataaaataaaaatatatatgtgacCTAATGTTTCCATCTTCAGGAGCACTTTCACTGTGCCTGTAACCAGTCTGGCCAGGGGAGAGACTGTATTAACAGATGGTAATCACGGTGTGGTCTGTGGACCCATCGGCTTGGACCTCTGCCCAGTGACCCCACAGGCAGGGATTCTTGGAAGCTTGCGGTCCTACTAGGTTTagggggagtgaaagaggagaagCAGCCACTACTGTACAAGACTCCCATCTCTTTGGGTGAACCCGTCTCCTGACTGACTGGTAGTTTTATTGCCAACTATTTACGCTGCTGTTATGTCTGTCTAATGTGATGGTGGCAGAAATGAACCATGTTATTTGACTAAAACTTGGAAACGATGGTAGATGCACATTAGCGATAATTTTACAAGACGTGACAAGTTCTTGTCATGGGTTTTGTTgcagttttttttcttcaacaGGGTTCATGTTTGCTGTGACATTTAATTCCGTGGGACAGGTTAGATTGGATCGGTCCAACCATGGCTGCTTCTGGAACAGTCTAGTCTACCTTTATTATAGTCCCGTATGTCTGCTTAATGTTGACATCAACATTTCTTCAATTTACTGTAGGGCTAGGAAAAATCCTACATTTATCATGACAGGGTTTCTAATGATTTCTGCAAGTGCAAACAGGCACATTCTCACATGGCTTCAGCCACATTGCCCTGGATTATTGTCATTTAGGATTTTGTCTCAGTAATACTCGTGTCAGTATTCTACCTCGGCCTGTGAAAGGTAAAATTGTTGTTCTTCACGCACacagtgtctctgtctcagttTTTCTGGACCTAACTTTCTTAGCATGCCTGAATGGACAGATTTTCAAGTGCACATTAATTGTTGTGCCACTACtgtttctccctgtctgtctatctgtctgtttccCCTGTGGTCTAGATGCAGGCTAGACGTGGCCTAGTTAACCGTCAGAGATAATCCACAGGAAGAATTAGGCCACTGCCTCATATTTCACATTCCCTTTGTTCATTTGGATCATTAAAAGGAGCCCAGGACCTGGATAAGGAAGCCCAGTGGAATTACTCCTGTTTTTGTGCCAGCGCCGTTATCAGAATCCGCCTTTCCCGAAGCCTTTGATGTTGGAATTTGGAAAGCTATGATTCCGAGGCATTCAAGACCGTATTTCTTGCAGCAGAGGTGAAGGATTTCCTGACCTCATGCAAAACAGCgctctgtttgttttgttttagtttGTTTTGAGGGGAAATGTTtgaatgactggaatggaattgATCTGTGTGGGAAACATACTTGTGTAGGCCTTGTTTTGTGTTCAAATGATTCCACAAGCACACTCGCGTGTACACAGTTGTACTCGTATAAAGCAGGATGCATGAATAAACAAGAACTTTCAAACACCTACCGTAACCTAGGAAGATCATTGAGTCAAGTGTTTGTGTGATTCCTCTGCCAGGTATGCTGCAGAATGGCAAGAAGTTTGACTCTTCTCGAGACAGAAACAAGCCCTTCAAGTTCAAGATCGGGCGACAGGAAGTCATCAAGGGCTGGGAGGAAGGAATCGCACAGGTGAGATGGCATTGTCTTACAGCAGATAGTGCCGCTCCATATCTGTACTCGTGATATTTTATGTTAATATTGCAACACATGATAAGCGAGTGTTGACAATTCCTCTACCTGTTtttttcctccctctgtctcccccagatGAGCGTGGGCCAGCGGGCGAAGATCACCTGCACACCGGATATGGCCTATGGAGCCACAGGTCACCCCGGTGTCATTCCCCCCAACGCCACCCTCATCTTCGATGTTGAGCTCCTTAAGCTGGAGTGAGTGACCCCTCTCTGGGGTCAGGGGTGAAAGGTCAACTGAGGCCTAAAAGGTCACTCACTACCTTCCCTTTGAGGGGGTAACACTGCTCCATACCATCGACCAATGCTCCTTTTGAGTTTTAGCATCTTCAACTTCTCACCAGTTAAAGGATCTACTGCTTTGTTGCCAACTTTGTGTCATTGTAGATGGCTGCTGTCTGCCGCTAAACTGATTTTAGACCTTTTACACACTGATGATACCATAGTTGGGCTTCCTCTTTGTTTTAATGTTTTTAATGTCCATGAGCATTGTTTTTCTTTTTCTAAATGTTTCCCTTTCATTTTAGGTTGTACATTTTCTTGAATCTCTGTGTATGACAAAGAAACATCCGATGAATGCCATAATATTTTACAATGGAAAGTCACTGCCTTACTGTTTTTCAAAGTTCAAATAAGGTGTAACAGTACAACACTCTGTATCTCAGGGTTCCTCTACTCCGGTTGGGAGAGCTACTGGGTatggcttttgttccagcctagTACGAATGCAGATTgaaggtgtgttagtgctggtctGGATCAAAAGTCTACACACTCCAGTAGCTCTCCAGAACCAGAGTTGGAGAACCCTGTCGTATCTTGCCTGGGCATTACCAAACACTTGTCTGCATTGCCACTTTTTGATAAAGGTCTGTCCTGCTGAAAGCTTTAATGGTCAGGAGTTTTCCTTAACCATGAGACCTCCCTAAGTAACATCATGTAACACTCAAACTAGGGCTACAACTAGGGCCTGCAAttgttcctggtcaggtcacatggtgaTGAAAAACCCCTGCCCTGCATAAGGATAACTGATGTTTATGTGTTTAGTACATTTTGTATCCCTGGTAAACATTTACTGCAAAAATGCCACATATGAACAAATGAAGGACATCAGAAACCCAAATCTACTGTACAGGACTACTCTTAAAACCTATGAATAGTATGACTGTTTAATGAATCAACTCTAATAaaaattgtgaaaaatgtatttattgaaaATCTATTAACTTGAGTTGTGTGTGTTGAAGATCGAGAGCTGATTAGATAACATTCAGACGATATTCAAACTCCTTCTTAAATAAGCAATCACACTGGTAAAAATAAGCATTTCAAACGTTCAAAAATTACGACGGAACAGTATCATCTTCTGGCGACATAGCGATAGTACATACTTTACACTTTCGACGAAAACTTATATAGAGCGGAAGTAATACATCTCATCACTAAACAAATATCTTTGCTTCTATTTTATGTTTTGTGTAATAGGGCGGAGTTTAACCAGCGGTGCTAGCTTGTGATTGGCCGATTACTAATGTTATGAAATATTATTGGCTGGACAAACATACGCCTTTACAGCAACGCCACTGAGAAGGTAAGAAAACAAGGTCAGAATGTATACTTAAAAAAATTGCCATTTCTGAACTGTGAGAAAACTACCCTTCTGTAATAATGTTAGCGACAGAGGGTCTTGCATCCCATTTTACATTTGGGTTTAAAATAAACTACATCAAAGATGTGATGATTTGTTTATATGCCAGGGCAttactagctagcttgctaacgggTGCGTAACCAACATGCAGCGAACCTTTTACTCTCGTCCTACTAGCCACTGCAATGACTTGCGTGTTTTGTTTATGCGATATTGACGTGACCGGAGCAGTTGGCCACTCAATAAACGTTTATCGTATGGTACCACTGTTTATCGTACATCGTGAAAATGGCGTTAGCTTAACCTGGCGTTCAAACGGGGTTGCAATTAAATTAATGGCCCTACAGCTAATGGTTACCGGCTGGCAGATTGTTATTGGTGTTTTCAAGACAATTCGGTTAGTTTAGAATTTCCTATTGGTAGATTCTAACAACGTTTTTCCAAGTGTGAAATGTCACTTTCCGAGTTGTCTTGCACGCGGAATGTGTGGGATTCCCCTGGTCAGATGTTGGCCTGCATTAACAAATGCAGTGCATTGTCATCAACTATGTAATCGACTGaaagattgctataacatatgacGTGGTTAGCTGATACGTAAAATACATATgcaggcgttgtaagatctgaCAGGCGTCAGCAACGCCAATGATGTATAGAAATCATTGGCCCGGGAAGAGGAATGTGGCCAATATGTTAGCATCAACATCCGGGTAATTGTCTACTCCAACATCCGGGGAATTGTATACTGTTCTTGGCAAGCTTAGATTGACATGGTCAAGGCCAAATAATATTTGAGAAAAGCTGAAAAAGGAACCCCCTTCTGACGCGAACTTTATTTTGTCCCGGGTTGCGACGTATCGCACAGCATTAACGGTGTATCATACAGCGTTTACCTATGTATTTATTATTTGACAAGACATTATCAATAAATGGTGTGCATGTTATCAAATTGTGAATTTATGGACCACAAAGACAATCAATCACTTTGAGCAGTAATGATTCTCAAAAGCAGTGACAGCCTCTGTTCCTTGTGTAAGGGGTTCTCAAACTTTTTGGGGCCGGGGACCCCTTTTGTGACAACAAATTAATCCGGGACCCCCAAAATCAGAACACAACTCAAGTGAGCTAAAAATGGCATACAAAGACTTTTACTCTGACTTTGGCAGTGCATGGCTGGACGAACCAAGTCTCTGGTATAGGTCTTCCTGGTAAGGAACATTTTaaaggaaaaggagagaaaagTTGTCAAGTTAATTTCCTgtagtgttgtcacgataccagctATAGCacataatattttacacacagcaGGTTTTTTTATAGGACATAAGAGTTTagtctgctttgtgttttccTTTTTGCCATGAAAATGAAAAGGTATTGTTGTATCGCAATACTGGTGACAACCCTATTTTCCTGTAATTCGACATATTTTGTTACGTG is drawn from Oncorhynchus tshawytscha isolate Ot180627B linkage group LG05, Otsh_v2.0, whole genome shotgun sequence and contains these coding sequences:
- the LOC112232962 gene encoding peptidyl-prolyl cis-trans isomerase FKBP1B isoform X1; translated protein: MGVDIETISPGDARTFPKKGQTCVVHYTGMLQNGKKFDSSRDRNKPFKFKIGRQEVIKGWEEGIAQMSVGQRAKITCTPDMAYGATGHPGVIPPNATLIFDVELLKLE
- the LOC112232962 gene encoding peptidyl-prolyl cis-trans isomerase FKBP1B isoform X2, with the protein product MLQNGKKFDSSRDRNKPFKFKIGRQEVIKGWEEGIAQMSVGQRAKITCTPDMAYGATGHPGVIPPNATLIFDVELLKLE